The following coding sequences are from one SAR86 cluster bacterium window:
- a CDS encoding Ig-like domain-containing protein, whose protein sequence is MKVRQDLFKCVFIGVILVFAGFLSTQANANGIASVNSYVEIIPGATNLKARKQDKNGSQRSSSGEDFIIVPERTNICQQGQTVSQCTTTYNFSGLGYVPTGSATSIHFGNTPANSYLVFINDDHNSGTDRTSKIGQIVFENEILGYWTDPSMTVAFPEVDKDNAVYPNSGNSGFSARQTENHVHYGSSTTASTTSGDWVSIGSDKRTLRFGAKNGKPGDFIRVITRAANPTIDFNITSSNGAESVSSAALTVDLSFASSQNVTVDYVVTGTATGSGTDYTLANGTLTINAGATSGTITIGSIVNDSFDEANETVIVTLSNPSNATLGNDSVHTYTINDNDNPPVVDFNTISSNGAETVASKAITVDLSAASNVNVTVNYAVTGTATGSGTDYTLANGTATITAGSTSTTITIASIVNDSLDETNETVILTLSSPSNATLGSNSVHTYTITDNDNPPVVDFNTTSSSGAESVSSKPLTVDLSAASGQDVTVDYAVTGTATGSGTDYTLANGTLTISAGATSGTITIAGIVDDSIDEANETVIVTLSSPINATLGSDDAHTYTITDNDNPPVVDFNTTSSSGAESVSSKAITVDLSASSIQNVTVDYVVTGTASGSGTDYTLADDTLTISAGATSGTITIAGIVDDGLDELNETVIVTLSNPSNATLGSDSVHTYTITDNDNPPVVDFNITSSTGAESVSSKALTVDLSAASSQTVTVDFAVTGTATGSGTDYTLANNTLTISAGATSGTITIASIINDALDEANETVVVTLSNPSNATLGSDDVHTYTITDNDNPPVVDFNETSSNGNESVSSKALTVDLSAASGQDVTVDYAVTGTATGSGTDYTLANGTLTISAGSTSGTITIAGIVNDSLDEANETVIVTLSSPTNATLGSDDAHTYTITDDDNPPVVDFNETSSNGTESVSSKALTVDLSAASSQTVTVNYAVTGTATGSGTDYTLANGTATIAAGSTSTTITIGSIVDDSLDEANETIIVTLSSPNNATLGSDDAHTYTITDNDNAPVVDFELTSSSGAESVSTKAVTVNLSAVSAQNVTVNYAVTGTATGSGTDYTLADASLTINAGSTTGTITIAGIVDDGVTEGSETVILTLSSPSNATLGSDNVHTFTILEPVGDRNISFADATSSGAESTSSKAIAINLSATSGQDVTVNYAVTGTATGSGTDYTLANGTATIAAGSTSTTITIGSIINDSLDELNETVVITLSNPSNADAGSILVHTYTINDNDNPPVVDFNTTSSSGAESVSSKSLTVDLSAASGQDVTVNYAVTGTATGSGTDYSLANGTLTISAGATSGTIDISSIIDDSIDESNETVIVTLSSPSNATLGSDSVHTYTITDNDNPPVIDFNATSSSGAESVSSADLTVDLSAISGQSVTVNYAVTGTATGFGTDYTLANGTLTISAGASSGTITIGSIVNDSIDEANETVIVTLSSPNNATLGSDDAHTYTITDNDDAPVVDFNETSSSGAESVSSKPLTVDLSAASGQDVTIDYAVTGTATGSGTDYTLANGTLTISAGATTGTITIAGIIDDAADEANETVIVTLSNPNNATLGSDSVHTYTINDDDNPPVVDFNATSSSDAESVSSANLAVDLSAASSQDVTVDYTVTGTATGSGTDYTLANGTLTISAGATTGTITIAGIIDDSIDEPNETVIVTLSNPSNATLGSDSAHTYTINDDENTPTIDFNTTSSSGAESVSSAGLTVDLSAESSQNVTVSYAVTGTATGSGTDYTLANGTLTISAGSTAGTITIASIVNDALDEANETVIVTLSSPSNATLGSDSVHTYTITDNDNTPTIDFNATSSSGAESTSSETITVDLSAASGQDVTIDYVVTGTATGSGTDYTLGSGTLTINAGSTTGTITIASIVDDFLDEANETVVLTLSNPSNAILGGDSIYTYTINDNDNTPTIDFNATSSSGAESVSSKALTVNLSGPSGETVTVDYAVTGTATGSGTDYTLGNGTLSIPSGRTTGTITIANIINDTTDEADETVIVTLSSPSNATLGSNDVHTYTITDDDGLPSIDFGNSSSSGAEDVSSVALTVYLSAASSNNVTVNYAVTGTATGSGTDYTLANGSLTINAGATSGTITITGIVDDESIEGNETVIITLSGPSNAVLGSDSVHTYTIKDNDGIPAIEFSTTASADSESVVSRSLTVVIPFASEQQVGVDYAVTGGTAGSGIDFTLSSGSVLIEEGATSGTILIPSIIDDSADEADETIIITLSNPVNATLGNDIVHTFTINDNDNAPIVDFNTTSSNGAESVSSKALTVDLSAASGQDVTVDYIVTGTATGSGTDYTMANGTLTISAGATSGTITITGIVDDGLVEENETIIVTLSNPTNATLGDDYVYTHTILADGDDTNPILTTTSPQDNSTGVPINSDIILTFNKVVNCKSGTIDIKSSDNSFSFTVNLSSEIVTGCGAEIIKINLPTDLEYEKEYYVLIENTAFEDAFGNSYEGISDKTKFNFKTRIELTDPTLKQPVIDNAKAMNQIATRWVDQNVNVLSKRMMASSRQGFRVNFENKIIDSVKTIRESEPESDFVEEPDVDFVEEPLDINFVEEPIVEFCTINSSGPKTASALRIKVHLSKIADEDIVVDFNITGSSDNESFSLGEGLLNIEAGLKSAFIMVDGISQDKFGFNPGDRKVIVTLLESSNSLLGNNLVYTHTLTDNLEAWTDPNASKFCVTDFDDPNYSAPIVAPQRYNQNTGFEDTNPDVENSNVYNDQETAEGFQNTEQFKSAVKEFVSDPVKVTAGGELKEVIGDWSVWIDGDFGELTLGKTKPNPRVLDEKSFHIGIDKLFSDDGDMFGFALGLGETKPKDRSHNSHVESKNYSLSTYGKFDNRNRSLQFIFGVSKLEFSSDRVDRKELLKGERDANQLFGSLAFVRSLSSKNTNWLVSPYLRIDGSHTEFDKYSETGGEAALTFDELTLSNAKASIGTDISYLFAESKYNAMPYLTLEYGFDYSKTSSQNMYYNLEGPSVNYLLELDDGLKTHNWEVDLGLMLQISPNISTNIGCRWQGKSTYQSDFSNISDDDLLSSEVCSLELLWNFQ, encoded by the coding sequence ATGAAAGTAAGACAGGATTTATTTAAGTGCGTCTTTATTGGAGTAATTTTAGTATTTGCTGGATTTTTATCTACACAAGCCAACGCAAATGGTATTGCGAGCGTTAATTCATATGTAGAAATTATTCCTGGTGCCACTAATTTAAAGGCTAGAAAACAAGACAAAAACGGCAGCCAAAGATCTTCTTCGGGAGAAGACTTTATAATTGTTCCTGAGAGAACAAATATTTGTCAACAAGGCCAAACTGTCTCTCAATGCACCACTACCTATAACTTTAGTGGTCTTGGTTACGTGCCAACTGGAAGTGCAACTTCGATTCATTTTGGGAATACCCCAGCTAATTCTTACCTAGTTTTTATCAACGACGATCACAACAGTGGCACCGATCGAACCTCAAAGATTGGTCAGATAGTATTTGAAAACGAAATATTGGGCTACTGGACAGACCCTTCGATGACTGTCGCCTTTCCCGAAGTCGATAAAGATAATGCAGTCTATCCAAACTCGGGCAATAGTGGTTTCAGTGCAAGACAGACAGAAAACCATGTTCATTATGGCAGCAGTACAACAGCCTCAACTACATCTGGTGATTGGGTCTCTATTGGCTCTGACAAGAGAACATTAAGGTTTGGTGCAAAAAACGGTAAGCCAGGTGACTTTATCCGAGTTATAACTAGAGCAGCCAATCCAACTATTGATTTTAACATTACTAGCTCTAATGGAGCCGAATCGGTTTCCTCTGCAGCATTAACTGTGGATTTATCATTTGCGTCAAGCCAGAACGTGACCGTCGATTACGTGGTGACCGGAACTGCCACTGGCTCCGGCACCGATTACACCCTAGCCAATGGCACCTTAACGATAAACGCTGGCGCAACAAGTGGGACTATTACGATTGGCAGTATTGTTAACGATTCTTTTGATGAAGCCAATGAGACGGTCATCGTTACTTTATCGAATCCTAGCAATGCCACTTTGGGAAATGATAGCGTTCATACTTACACAATAAATGACAATGACAATCCGCCAGTAGTTGACTTCAACACTATCAGCTCGAATGGAGCTGAGACTGTTGCTTCTAAGGCCATCACGGTAGATTTATCTGCTGCATCGAACGTAAACGTGACAGTAAATTATGCCGTGACCGGAACCGCGACTGGCTCTGGTACCGATTACACTCTTGCTAATGGCACTGCAACTATTACAGCTGGTTCTACATCAACGACGATTACTATTGCTAGCATTGTCAATGACTCTTTAGACGAAACCAATGAAACCGTCATTCTAACTTTATCAAGCCCTAGCAATGCGACTTTGGGTAGCAACAGCGTTCATACCTACACCATTACTGACAATGACAATCCGCCGGTGGTTGACTTCAACACTACTAGTTCGAGTGGAGCCGAATCGGTATCTTCTAAACCTCTTACGGTCGATTTGTCGGCAGCCTCAGGACAAGACGTAACCGTTGATTATGCTGTGACCGGAACGGCTACAGGCTCTGGCACCGATTACACTTTGGCGAACGGAACGCTTACTATTAGTGCTGGCGCAACATCAGGAACTATAACAATTGCAGGGATTGTCGATGACTCAATTGATGAGGCTAATGAAACGGTGATCGTTACCTTATCGAGCCCTATCAACGCCACTTTAGGCAGTGATGATGCTCATACATACACGATTACTGACAATGACAATCCGCCAGTAGTTGATTTCAATACCACGAGTTCCAGTGGAGCTGAATCAGTATCATCCAAAGCCATTACGGTAGATTTATCTGCTTCATCCATTCAAAACGTTACTGTTGATTATGTAGTGACAGGAACTGCAAGCGGCTCTGGTACTGATTACACACTAGCCGATGACACTCTTACCATAAGTGCAGGCGCGACATCTGGAACTATTACAATTGCAGGGATTGTCGATGATGGTCTAGACGAATTGAATGAGACAGTCATCGTTACTTTATCGAATCCAAGCAATGCCACGTTAGGAAGTGACAGCGTTCATACTTACACAATTACTGACAATGACAATCCGCCAGTAGTTGACTTCAACATTACTAGCTCGACCGGAGCTGAATCAGTTTCTTCCAAAGCTCTTACAGTAGATTTATCAGCAGCATCCAGTCAAACCGTGACTGTTGATTTTGCCGTGACCGGAACTGCCACTGGTTCGGGTACTGATTACACTTTGGCCAATAACACCCTAACCATTAGCGCAGGCGCAACATCTGGCACTATTACAATTGCGAGCATTATTAATGATGCTTTGGATGAAGCCAATGAAACTGTAGTCGTTACTTTGTCGAATCCAAGCAATGCGACTTTGGGCAGTGACGATGTTCACACTTACACCATTACTGACAATGACAATCCGCCAGTGGTTGATTTTAATGAAACCAGTTCAAATGGAAATGAATCTGTATCGTCAAAAGCTCTTACAGTGGATTTATCGGCAGCTTCAGGACAAGACGTGACCGTCGATTATGCGGTGACCGGAACGGCCACTGGTTCTGGCACAGATTATACTTTGGCCAATGGCACCTTAACCATAAGTGCTGGGTCGACGTCTGGCACGATCACCATTGCAGGAATTGTTAACGACTCTCTTGACGAAGCCAATGAAACGGTAATCGTTACTCTATCAAGTCCTACCAATGCCACTTTAGGCAGTGATGATGCTCATACTTACACCATCACAGATGATGACAATCCTCCAGTAGTTGATTTTAATGAAACCAGTTCGAATGGTACTGAATCGGTATCGTCAAAAGCTCTTACAGTGGATTTATCGGCAGCTTCTAGTCAAACCGTGACCGTTAATTATGCGGTAACTGGAACAGCAACTGGATCGGGTACTGATTACACTTTGGCTAATGGCACTGCGACTATCGCAGCCGGATCAACATCAACGACAATTACAATTGGCAGTATTGTTGATGACTCTCTAGATGAAGCTAATGAGACAATCATTGTTACTTTATCAAGTCCTAACAATGCCACATTAGGCAGTGATGATGCTCATACTTATACCATCACAGACAATGACAATGCTCCAGTGGTTGATTTTGAGTTGACTAGTTCAAGCGGGGCAGAATCCGTTTCTACCAAAGCTGTTACAGTCAATTTATCCGCAGTTTCAGCACAAAACGTGACCGTTAATTACGCGGTAACTGGAACTGCAACTGGATCAGGCACCGATTACACTTTAGCCGATGCGTCTCTCACCATAAATGCAGGATCGACAACAGGAACTATTACAATAGCTGGAATTGTCGATGATGGAGTTACCGAAGGAAGTGAGACCGTCATTCTTACTCTATCAAGCCCCAGTAATGCAACGTTAGGCAGTGATAATGTTCACACGTTCACAATTTTGGAGCCAGTAGGAGACAGGAATATATCTTTTGCTGATGCCACTTCAAGCGGAGCTGAATCTACTTCTTCTAAAGCCATCGCGATCAATCTATCGGCAACCTCGGGGCAAGATGTAACTGTTAATTATGCGGTGACGGGTACAGCCACTGGATCGGGTACCGATTACACTTTGGCCAATGGTACTGCTACTATTGCAGCCGGCTCGACATCAACGACAATTACAATTGGCAGTATTATCAATGACTCTTTGGATGAGTTGAACGAAACTGTCGTTATCACCTTATCTAATCCATCAAACGCGGATGCGGGCTCTATTCTTGTTCACACTTACACGATCAATGACAACGACAATCCGCCAGTAGTCGATTTCAATACTACTAGTTCGAGCGGAGCAGAATCAGTTTCTTCTAAATCTTTAACAGTAGATTTATCAGCAGCTTCGGGACAAGACGTGACCGTTAATTATGCGGTGACGGGGACAGCCACTGGCTCTGGGACCGATTACTCTCTAGCCAATGGCACCTTAACCATTAGTGCGGGCGCAACATCTGGAACCATCGATATATCCAGCATTATCGATGACTCAATCGATGAGTCTAATGAGACGGTGATCGTTACTCTATCAAGTCCAAGCAATGCAACCTTAGGAAGTGATAGCGTTCACACTTACACCATTACTGACAATGACAATCCTCCAGTAATTGATTTTAATGCAACCAGTTCGAGTGGAGCTGAATCAGTTTCTTCTGCGGATTTGACCGTAGATTTATCGGCAATTTCAGGGCAAAGCGTCACTGTTAATTACGCGGTGACTGGAACTGCTACTGGCTTCGGTACCGATTACACTTTGGCCAATGGCACCTTAACCATTAGTGCAGGTGCATCAAGCGGGACTATTACAATCGGTAGCATTGTTAACGACTCCATCGATGAAGCTAATGAGACGGTGATCGTTACTCTATCAAGTCCTAACAATGCAACCTTGGGAAGTGATGATGCTCATACTTACACCATCACTGACAATGACGATGCTCCAGTGGTTGATTTTAATGAAACCAGTTCGAGCGGGGCTGAATCAGTTTCTTCCAAACCTCTTACAGTCGATTTATCGGCAGCTTCAGGACAAGACGTGACCATTGATTACGCAGTGACTGGGACTGCCACTGGCTCTGGTACCGATTACACTTTAGCCAATGGCACCCTAACCATCAGTGCAGGTGCAACAACTGGAACTATTACAATTGCAGGGATTATTGATGATGCGGCTGACGAGGCCAATGAGACAGTCATTGTCACTTTGTCGAATCCAAACAATGCGACTTTGGGCAGTGACAGCGTTCATACCTATACTATTAATGACGATGACAATCCTCCAGTAGTTGACTTCAATGCTACGAGTTCAAGTGATGCCGAATCAGTTTCTTCTGCCAATTTGGCTGTTGATTTATCTGCTGCTTCAAGTCAGGACGTGACAGTTGATTATACCGTGACCGGAACTGCCACTGGCTCTGGTACCGATTACACACTAGCCAATGGAACTCTCACTATAAGTGCAGGTGCAACAACTGGAACTATTACAATTGCAGGGATCATTGATGATTCCATAGATGAACCAAATGAGACGGTCATTGTTACTTTGTCAAATCCTAGCAATGCAACCTTGGGTAGTGACAGTGCTCACACTTATACTATTAATGATGATGAAAACACCCCAACCATTGACTTCAATACCACCAGTTCGAGCGGAGCTGAATCAGTTTCATCTGCGGGTTTAACCGTTGACTTATCTGCTGAGTCGAGTCAAAACGTAACCGTTAGTTACGCGGTCACTGGAACCGCAACTGGATCGGGCACCGATTACACTTTGGCCAATGGTACTCTAACGATAAGTGCTGGATCAACAGCTGGCACCATCACCATTGCAAGCATTGTCAATGATGCTTTGGACGAAGCCAATGAAACAGTGATTGTTACGTTATCAAGTCCTAGCAATGCAACATTGGGAAGTGACAGCGTTCATACTTATACGATCACTGATAACGACAATACCCCAACCATTGACTTTAATGCTACCAGTTCAAGTGGAGCTGAATCTACATCTTCCGAAACCATTACAGTAGATCTATCAGCAGCCTCAGGACAAGATGTCACGATTGATTATGTGGTGACCGGAACTGCCACTGGCTCTGGTACCGATTACACTCTTGGAAGTGGGACTCTTACGATTAATGCAGGTTCTACAACTGGAACGATCACTATTGCGAGTATTGTTGACGATTTTCTCGACGAAGCCAATGAAACGGTTGTACTGACACTATCCAATCCAAGTAATGCAATTTTGGGTGGCGACAGCATCTATACTTACACCATTAATGATAATGACAATACCCCAACCATTGACTTTAATGCTACCAGCTCAAGTGGAGCTGAATCAGTATCCTCAAAAGCTCTGACGGTAAATTTATCTGGACCTTCAGGCGAAACCGTAACAGTCGATTATGCAGTCACAGGAACGGCCACCGGATCTGGTACAGATTACACTTTGGGGAATGGAACATTAAGCATTCCTTCAGGTAGAACGACAGGCACTATCACAATTGCAAATATTATTAATGACACCACGGATGAAGCTGATGAGACGGTAATTGTTACTTTATCTAGTCCTAGTAACGCAACTCTGGGCAGTAATGACGTGCACACTTATACTATTACAGATGATGATGGTCTGCCTTCAATCGATTTTGGTAATTCAAGTTCATCTGGTGCTGAAGATGTATCATCGGTTGCCTTAACCGTTTATTTATCTGCAGCTTCGAGTAATAACGTTACCGTGAATTATGCCGTGACAGGCACAGCTACAGGCTCGGGCACTGATTACACTTTGGCCAATGGCAGCTTGACCATAAATGCTGGTGCAACAAGTGGCACTATTACAATAACTGGTATTGTTGATGACGAGTCTATAGAAGGAAATGAAACGGTGATCATAACTTTATCGGGACCAAGCAATGCCGTACTTGGAAGCGATAGTGTCCACACCTATACCATCAAAGATAATGACGGCATTCCAGCAATAGAATTTTCTACTACGGCTTCTGCCGATTCCGAATCAGTTGTTTCAAGGTCATTAACTGTTGTTATTCCCTTTGCATCTGAACAACAGGTTGGCGTTGATTATGCGGTTACCGGGGGTACTGCCGGATCGGGCATCGACTTTACATTGTCATCTGGCAGCGTGCTTATTGAGGAGGGGGCAACAAGTGGAACAATACTTATCCCTTCGATTATTGACGACTCGGCGGACGAAGCTGATGAAACAATAATTATCACTTTGTCTAACCCAGTTAACGCAACCCTTGGGAACGATATTGTTCATACTTTTACGATTAATGATAATGACAACGCGCCAATAGTTGATTTCAATACCACTAGTTCAAATGGAGCTGAATCGGTTTCTTCCAAAGCTCTCACGGTCGATTTATCGGCAGCTTCAGGACAAGACGTGACGGTTGATTATATTGTGACGGGCACCGCCACCGGTTCTGGCACCGATTATACCATGGCCAATGGCACCTTAACTATTAGTGCTGGCGCAACAAGTGGCACTATTACAATAACTGGTATTGTTGATGATGGACTCGTAGAGGAAAACGAAACGATTATCGTTACTTTATCTAATCCAACTAATGCAACCTTAGGTGATGACTATGTTTATACTCACACAATATTGGCAGATGGTGATGATACAAACCCGATTTTGACAACCACCAGCCCTCAAGACAACAGCACTGGCGTTCCTATAAATAGCGACATTATTTTGACGTTTAACAAAGTTGTAAATTGTAAGTCAGGCACAATTGATATTAAGTCGTCCGATAATTCTTTTTCTTTTACTGTCAACTTATCTAGTGAAATCGTCACTGGTTGTGGGGCAGAGATTATTAAAATTAACCTTCCCACGGATCTTGAGTATGAAAAAGAATATTACGTGCTAATTGAAAATACTGCATTTGAGGACGCTTTTGGTAATTCTTATGAAGGCATCAGTGACAAAACAAAATTTAATTTTAAAACTCGTATTGAATTGACTGATCCGACTCTTAAGCAGCCAGTAATTGATAATGCAAAAGCCATGAATCAGATCGCAACACGCTGGGTGGATCAAAATGTTAATGTGCTTTCCAAACGAATGATGGCATCTTCGCGACAAGGGTTTAGGGTCAACTTTGAAAATAAAATTATTGATTCAGTTAAAACTATAAGAGAAAGCGAGCCTGAAAGTGATTTTGTTGAAGAGCCAGATGTTGATTTTGTTGAGGAGCCACTTGATATAAATTTTGTTGAAGAGCCGATAGTAGAGTTTTGTACGATCAATTCTAGTGGTCCTAAAACTGCTTCAGCTCTGAGGATAAAAGTGCATTTATCTAAAATTGCGGATGAAGATATCGTTGTGGATTTTAATATTACCGGCTCCTCAGACAATGAGAGCTTCTCGCTTGGGGAAGGCTTATTAAATATAGAAGCTGGGCTCAAATCTGCCTTCATTATGGTTGATGGTATTTCGCAAGACAAATTTGGTTTCAATCCTGGAGACAGGAAAGTTATTGTGACCCTCTTAGAATCTTCTAACTCACTACTAGGCAACAATTTGGTTTATACCCATACACTGACAGACAATTTAGAAGCGTGGACAGATCCAAATGCCAGTAAGTTCTGCGTAACGGATTTTGATGATCCTAATTACTCAGCACCTATCGTTGCACCACAACGCTACAATCAAAACACAGGTTTTGAAGACACAAATCCTGATGTTGAAAATTCGAATGTGTACAACGACCAAGAAACGGCTGAGGGCTTCCAAAACACAGAGCAATTTAAATCAGCCGTCAAAGAATTTGTATCAGACCCGGTGAAAGTGACGGCTGGTGGAGAACTAAAAGAAGTGATTGGCGATTGGTCGGTATGGATTGATGGTGATTTTGGAGAATTGACGCTTGGGAAAACTAAGCCAAACCCAAGAGTTCTGGATGAAAAATCTTTTCACATTGGTATCGATAAGTTATTTAGTGACGATGGCGATATGTTTGGTTTTGCCTTGGGCCTAGGAGAAACCAAGCCAAAAGACAGAAGCCATAACTCTCACGTAGAGTCCAAAAATTATAGCCTTTCAACGTACGGCAAATTCGATAATAGAAATAGATCGTTACAATTTATTTTTGGAGTTAGTAAATTAGAATTTAGCTCAGACCGAGTAGATAGGAAAGAGCTCTTGAAAGGAGAAAGAGATGCGAATCAGCTATTTGGATCGCTCGCCTTCGTTCGTTCATTAAGCAGTAAAAATACCAACTGGCTGGTTTCTCCTTATCTTAGAATTGATGGCTCACACACCGAGTTTGATAAATATAGTGAAACTGGGGGTGAGGCTGCATTGACATTTGATGAGCTAACACTATCAAATGCCAAAGCATCAATTGGAACCGATATCAGCTATCTTTTTGCGGAATCAAAATACAACGCTATGCCATATTTGACCCTAGAATATGGCTTTGATTACTCGAAAACTTCTAGTCAGAATATGTATTACAACTTAGAAGGGCCGAGTGTGAATTATCTATTGGAGCTGGACGATGGATTGAAAACTCATAATTGGGAAGTTGATTTAGGTTTGATGCTTCAAATTTCCCCTAACATCTCGACTAATATAGGTTGTAGGTGGCAAGGCAAGTCTACTTACCAATCTGACTTCTCGAACATTTCTGACGATGATCTCTTGTCCTCAGAAGTTTGTTCGCTTGAGTTGTTGTGGAACTTTCAATAA
- the yihA gene encoding ribosome biogenesis GTP-binding protein YihA/YsxC, translating into MFLKINFDRSCPAEQFFPDDLGIELAICGRSNSGKSSVLNILANRKKLAKTSNTPGRTQSINFFNLNDDPTKKLVDLPGYGYAKASKKMQKEWGQQITKYMATRKSLRGIILIMDVRHPLQESDLNFIAWCEKYDLPIQILLNKSDKLSKSKASQELLKCTKQTSQNLLLGEPMLLSAKTAFGVEELSKIILNLFQIFIQD; encoded by the coding sequence ATGTTCCTAAAGATTAACTTTGATAGATCTTGTCCTGCAGAGCAGTTTTTTCCTGATGATCTGGGAATTGAGCTAGCCATTTGTGGTCGCTCCAATTCTGGAAAATCGAGCGTCTTGAACATACTAGCCAACCGTAAAAAGTTAGCGAAAACTTCCAACACACCTGGTCGAACTCAATCCATTAACTTTTTCAACCTCAATGATGATCCCACAAAAAAATTAGTAGACCTCCCGGGTTATGGCTATGCAAAAGCCTCAAAAAAAATGCAAAAAGAATGGGGACAACAAATCACCAAATACATGGCTACTCGCAAAAGTCTCAGAGGCATTATTCTAATTATGGATGTCAGACATCCTTTACAAGAAAGCGATTTAAATTTTATTGCTTGGTGTGAAAAATATGATTTGCCGATACAAATTCTTTTGAACAAATCGGACAAGCTTTCAAAGAGCAAAGCTTCTCAGGAACTATTAAAGTGTACGAAACAAACTTCTCAAAATTTATTACTTGGTGAGCCAATGCTTCTTTCTGCTAAAACTGCTTTCGGGGTTGAAGAATTGTCAAAAATAATCTTAAATTTGTTTCAAATTTTCATTCAGGACTAA
- a CDS encoding thiol:disulfide interchange protein DsbA/DsbL — protein sequence MYPDFIKKTSLIIFITLFASLGFTEDYQEGRHYQLIEPLPTRDSEKIEVIEFFWFGCGHCFSLEALLGDWKSEASQDVDFFRLPVVWNSQTKTHAKLFFAAETLEVPEAIGGIFGAIHYSRKMMTSDKEVIPFFQGYGVDEEQYLAVTNSFGLKNNLRKAELFAFKYGIKGVPAFIVNGKYKVSATRELGTEELLDVVDYLIAKERS from the coding sequence ATGTATCCGGACTTTATTAAAAAAACTTCTTTAATTATATTTATAACCTTATTTGCCTCTCTGGGGTTTACCGAAGACTATCAAGAAGGCAGACACTACCAACTAATTGAGCCACTGCCAACAAGGGATTCGGAGAAAATTGAGGTAATAGAATTCTTTTGGTTTGGATGCGGTCATTGTTTTAGTCTTGAAGCATTGCTCGGTGATTGGAAGTCAGAAGCAAGCCAAGACGTAGATTTTTTTAGACTCCCAGTTGTATGGAATTCACAAACCAAAACTCACGCTAAATTATTTTTCGCCGCAGAAACTTTAGAAGTTCCAGAAGCAATAGGTGGAATTTTCGGAGCAATTCACTACAGTAGAAAAATGATGACTTCTGACAAAGAAGTAATACCTTTTTTTCAAGGATATGGGGTTGATGAGGAGCAATACTTGGCTGTGACTAACTCATTTGGATTGAAAAATAATTTAAGAAAAGCCGAGTTATTTGCCTTTAAATACGGTATAAAGGGCGTCCCTGCATTTATTGTGAACGGGAAGTACAAGGTTTCTGCGACTAGAGAACTTGGTACGGAAGAGCTTTTAGATGTAGTGGATTATTTAATCGCTAAAGAAAGAAGTTAG
- a CDS encoding cytochrome c4, with the protein MYRNFFLISLILLSSNLIYSASEEVEVKAVKRGDPMAGSELVATCTGCHGADGNSVVGQWPTLAGQRESYTLAQLIHVQKGERMIESMMGLLDNYSEDQLRDIAAYYAAQDTKVGQADSTNFELGQRIYRAGNLSGGVPACTGCHGPQGKGVESAGYPKLSGQKAEYVVTSLVAYKTGERVHSSNAKIMQGIAARLTTEEIRAVANYVSGLY; encoded by the coding sequence ATGTACAGAAACTTCTTTTTAATAAGCCTTATTTTATTGTCGTCCAACCTTATTTACTCAGCGAGTGAAGAAGTAGAGGTCAAAGCAGTAAAAAGAGGCGACCCCATGGCTGGTTCTGAACTAGTTGCAACTTGTACCGGTTGTCACGGCGCGGATGGAAATAGTGTTGTGGGTCAGTGGCCAACACTTGCCGGACAAAGAGAAAGTTATACTTTGGCACAATTGATTCATGTACAAAAAGGCGAGCGCATGATCGAATCAATGATGGGACTTCTTGATAATTACTCAGAGGATCAACTAAGAGATATTGCAGCATATTATGCTGCGCAAGATACTAAAGTTGGTCAGGCCGATAGTACCAACTTTGAATTGGGGCAAAGAATCTATCGAGCTGGAAATTTATCTGGAGGAGTGCCTGCCTGTACAGGATGTCACGGACCTCAAGGAAAAGGGGTGGAATCAGCTGGGTATCCTAAATTGAGTGGCCAAAAAGCTGAATACGTGGTCACAAGTTTAGTGGCTTATAAAACTGGGGAGCGAGTGCACAGTAGCAATGCAAAAATTATGCAGGGAATTGCTGCCCGATTAACTACTGAGGAAATCAGAGCGGTGGCAAATTATGTATCCGGACTTTATTAA